In Leptospiraceae bacterium, the following are encoded in one genomic region:
- a CDS encoding M23 family metallopeptidase — protein MFQIICASLKFLNKNYYQILVLFGFFLIGCNLPEKSKAANKNKAKAYRQKTFFSELSFPKNKTVKEEVTLSQENSNLENPTVKDLLEQLNIKKDLYCSNKINDLDDFPVDPMNMCCDLNFMNIDPKKGKIHYGSDIPLVVGTPLRCPDKEDCLVVRVYSEWITLNGFPKQTIYGEALLVYFKKAGYFGFYAHLKRILGRQGRIFNYREVMAYSGNTGSMSTGPHLHFTLFRNQDCSNGVFDEKMKLAVLDTIEEIKVFEAKEKGLDTSEYDLENRSASDILKRCKVNLSQEANRACILRNFPRDFIDPLEVTSDETIQRLVLEINPKRMKDQDILKLFTYHQKVRRGSGIHDEIRKNTDSMPTNVYDLQDLLRGINSNILGEEF, from the coding sequence ATGTTTCAAATAATCTGTGCATCTTTAAAATTTTTAAACAAAAATTATTACCAAATTTTAGTTCTATTCGGTTTTTTTCTTATTGGATGTAATTTGCCCGAAAAAAGTAAAGCGGCTAATAAAAATAAGGCGAAGGCATATCGACAGAAAACTTTTTTTAGCGAGTTATCTTTTCCAAAAAACAAGACGGTAAAAGAAGAAGTAACCTTATCGCAAGAGAATTCGAATTTAGAAAATCCCACAGTAAAAGATTTACTCGAGCAGTTGAATATAAAAAAAGATTTATATTGCAGTAATAAAATAAACGATCTGGACGATTTCCCAGTTGATCCGATGAATATGTGCTGTGATTTAAACTTTATGAATATTGATCCTAAGAAGGGAAAAATTCATTATGGGTCCGATATTCCGCTTGTGGTAGGAACTCCACTCAGGTGTCCTGATAAAGAAGATTGTTTGGTTGTAAGAGTTTATTCAGAATGGATTACTCTGAATGGATTTCCCAAACAAACCATCTACGGAGAAGCGTTGTTAGTCTACTTTAAGAAGGCGGGATACTTCGGATTTTACGCACACTTGAAACGAATTTTAGGCAGACAGGGAAGAATCTTTAATTACAGGGAAGTCATGGCTTATTCAGGGAATACTGGGAGTATGTCGACGGGACCGCATTTACATTTTACTTTATTTCGTAATCAGGATTGTTCCAATGGAGTATTTGATGAAAAAATGAAATTAGCCGTTCTTGATACAATTGAAGAGATAAAAGTTTTTGAAGCAAAGGAAAAAGGTTTAGATACATCCGAGTATGATTTAGAAAATAGGAGTGCATCGGACATATTAAAGCGTTGTAAAGTAAATCTAAGCCAAGAGGCTAATCGTGCTTGTATTCTGAGAAACTTTCCTAGAGATTTTATAGACCCCTTAGAAGTTACTTCGGACGAAACAATTCAAAGGTTAGTTCTAGAAATTAATCCTAAAAGAATGAAAGATCAAGATATTCTAAAGTTGTTTACCTACCATCAGAAAGTCCGCCGTGGTTCGGGGATTCATGATGAAATTAGAAAAAATACAGACTCTATGCCGACTAACGTCTATGATTTACAAGACTTACTACGTGGAATCAATTCAAATATTTTAGGAGAAGAATTTTAA
- a CDS encoding thiolase family protein, with amino-acid sequence MKFTTFDNQRIVLASGIRTPIGQAGKSLADIPSAELGYRVTEEIFSRSKVSKTEVDGVVAGEISQSVYTPNVARVISVRAGIPLEASAITVANNCVSGSEAILDAARRIMIGEGKFYLALGLESMSQGPFIVEGAKSVTKLDTVDKLMKNWGEAQALGVKVIDSIDEGLNDPIRKINMAMTGEVVAQRYGLKKKTLDDYAYRSYKKALDSIKAGNYRHFQMPVKLTDGTLLEDDEFIMTKTGMVENPARFDKAGAIFDSKFMSIKEFYEKYGEWIGKPFVEGETEAAVTLFNACPRSDGAAAIFVTTEKEAARLGLEVQAIITGWGMYGVDPSIMGVGMAWSMNKAIKSAGLDFKDIDNFEIHEAFAATAMGTMREIKKSWGFDLEAIDLEGGRVNPNGGTLALGHPLGATGLRVLLNQIMNFKLNPSAKRSVNCICAGGGVAGSILLERP; translated from the coding sequence ATGAAATTTACAACATTTGATAATCAAAGAATCGTTCTAGCCTCAGGCATTAGAACTCCAATCGGACAAGCTGGAAAATCTCTAGCGGATATTCCTTCTGCAGAATTAGGTTACAGAGTAACCGAAGAAATTTTTTCTCGTAGTAAAGTTTCTAAAACTGAAGTAGACGGAGTTGTTGCGGGTGAAATCAGCCAGAGTGTATATACTCCAAACGTTGCGCGTGTTATTTCTGTTCGTGCAGGAATTCCTTTAGAAGCAAGTGCAATCACAGTGGCTAACAACTGCGTATCCGGTAGTGAAGCAATCCTAGACGCTGCAAGAAGAATTATGATCGGCGAAGGCAAATTCTACTTAGCCCTTGGTCTTGAGTCTATGTCCCAAGGACCTTTTATTGTAGAAGGTGCAAAATCCGTTACTAAACTTGATACAGTTGATAAACTTATGAAGAACTGGGGCGAAGCCCAAGCACTCGGAGTAAAAGTAATTGATTCCATCGACGAAGGATTAAATGATCCAATTCGTAAAATCAACATGGCTATGACAGGTGAGGTTGTCGCACAACGTTACGGTCTAAAGAAAAAAACACTAGACGATTACGCCTATCGTTCTTACAAAAAAGCACTTGATTCTATCAAGGCTGGCAACTATCGACACTTCCAAATGCCAGTGAAACTAACAGACGGAACACTTCTCGAAGACGATGAGTTCATCATGACGAAAACTGGTATGGTTGAAAATCCTGCTCGTTTTGATAAAGCAGGTGCAATCTTTGATTCCAAGTTCATGAGCATCAAAGAGTTTTATGAAAAATACGGCGAGTGGATTGGTAAGCCATTCGTAGAAGGCGAAACAGAAGCTGCGGTTACACTCTTTAATGCGTGTCCACGTTCTGATGGAGCGGCTGCAATCTTTGTTACCACTGAAAAAGAAGCAGCAAGACTTGGACTCGAAGTGCAAGCTATAATCACAGGTTGGGGAATGTATGGAGTGGATCCATCGATCATGGGAGTAGGTATGGCTTGGTCTATGAACAAAGCAATTAAATCTGCTGGTCTTGATTTCAAAGACATTGATAATTTTGAAATCCATGAAGCATTTGCTGCAACTGCAATGGGAACCATGAGAGAAATTAAAAAATCATGGGGATTCGATTTAGAAGCAATAGATTTAGAAGGCGGACGAGTAAATCCAAACGGTGGAACTTTAGCTCTCGGTCATCCACTCGGAGCTACCGGCTTACGAGTATTACTAAACCAAATCATGAACTTCAAACTAAACCCAAGCGCAAAACGCTCAGTAAACTGTATCTGTGCTGGTGGTGGTGTTGCAGGTTCTATACTTTTAGAAAGACCTTAA
- a CDS encoding TlpA family protein disulfide reductase translates to MKNIFLVLLIFFSFSCRKEFSAPYLYIELKDWNGKEKKILDYKGKVLILDFWASWCEPCKKAAPVIELLHDKANPDNFVFLGVNTDHELTVDEIKKVSQDFGMRYESLLDSDLKLATELSVEGQPALFVFDRTGKNIYHQYGVNAEDAPDLLKKMSDWEK, encoded by the coding sequence ATGAAAAATATTTTTCTAGTTCTTCTTATCTTTTTTTCATTTTCTTGCAGGAAAGAGTTTTCCGCTCCTTATCTTTACATTGAGTTAAAGGACTGGAATGGAAAAGAAAAAAAAATTTTAGACTATAAAGGTAAAGTATTAATTTTGGACTTTTGGGCAAGTTGGTGCGAACCATGCAAAAAAGCAGCACCAGTGATTGAGTTACTTCATGATAAAGCAAATCCAGATAATTTTGTATTTTTGGGAGTCAACACTGACCATGAATTGACGGTAGACGAAATAAAAAAAGTATCGCAAGACTTTGGAATGAGATACGAAAGTCTTTTAGATTCTGATTTAAAACTAGCTACGGAACTTTCTGTAGAAGGTCAGCCTGCACTTTTTGTTTTCGATAGAACTGGGAAAAATATCTACCACCAATATGGCGTGAATGCAGAGGATGCTCCAGATTTGCTAAAAAAAATGTCGGACTGGGAAAAATAA
- a CDS encoding 2Fe-2S iron-sulfur cluster binding domain-containing protein codes for MTEINFLEDKIVEEEDLSLSLLQIALKNEIPHVHACGGNGRCSTCRVIILDKPKNVEPRNQVESKLAGVKGLEANIRLACQTRVKGDIKLRRLVIDKEDIEIAISEKGETTGREAKIAILFSDIRGFTTFSEKALPYDSIHILNRYFNRMGIAILENNGYIDKYIGDGLMALFGLKGESPKEICLNATKAALHMIDSLAEMNQYLKSHFDLEFKIGIGIHYGNAILGELGHPGKRQFTAIGDSVNMASRIESTTKKAGAPFLISSEMYEIIKTCVNRGRIFETKLKGKTGLYRLYEILSMKEEHRPLSDILVESLNKMMSPEDAPKFLRLVFHDAGNFNAATGEGGMNGSLRFELDRVENLSLKPYFEKLETIRTELKERAITISYSDLIAFAGAVAIHKTGGPRINLSLGRKDAEQAGNRMHVLTSDVTIRDLLDQFSKMGLTAKDLVVLSGAHTLGKANGKPMTRDLYTFSNSYFRNLIEFCNGQRHSSLEILNSDVVLLDTSETKSLVELYAKDEASFFSDFARVYTKLTLLGQT; via the coding sequence ATGACTGAAATCAATTTTCTAGAAGACAAAATCGTAGAGGAAGAAGATCTCAGTCTTTCTCTCTTACAAATTGCACTCAAAAACGAAATCCCTCATGTTCATGCTTGCGGGGGAAATGGAAGATGCTCTACTTGTAGAGTAATCATTCTAGATAAGCCTAAAAACGTAGAACCAAGAAATCAAGTCGAATCAAAGTTAGCTGGCGTAAAAGGTTTAGAGGCTAATATCCGTTTGGCGTGTCAGACTCGTGTGAAGGGAGATATAAAACTTCGTCGCCTCGTCATCGACAAAGAAGATATTGAAATTGCAATTTCTGAGAAAGGCGAAACTACTGGACGAGAAGCGAAGATTGCGATTTTATTTAGTGATATACGCGGATTTACTACGTTCTCGGAAAAAGCTTTACCCTATGATTCAATCCATATTCTAAATCGCTATTTCAACCGGATGGGAATTGCAATTCTAGAAAATAACGGCTATATAGATAAATACATTGGAGACGGACTCATGGCACTCTTCGGTTTAAAAGGAGAAAGCCCAAAAGAGATTTGTCTAAATGCAACAAAAGCTGCTCTTCACATGATTGATTCTTTGGCAGAGATGAACCAGTATTTAAAATCCCATTTTGATTTGGAATTTAAAATTGGAATTGGAATCCATTACGGAAATGCAATCTTAGGAGAGTTGGGTCACCCCGGCAAACGTCAATTTACCGCTATCGGGGATTCTGTGAATATGGCGAGTCGGATTGAATCTACTACCAAAAAAGCAGGTGCTCCTTTTTTAATTTCTAGTGAAATGTATGAAATTATCAAAACTTGTGTCAATCGCGGAAGAATTTTTGAAACCAAGCTCAAGGGGAAAACAGGTCTTTACCGCTTATATGAAATTCTTTCTATGAAGGAAGAGCATCGACCTCTATCAGATATACTCGTTGAATCTTTGAATAAAATGATGTCGCCCGAAGATGCTCCCAAGTTCTTGCGACTTGTATTTCATGATGCAGGGAATTTTAACGCTGCAACGGGCGAAGGTGGAATGAATGGATCTTTACGATTTGAACTAGATCGAGTAGAAAATCTAAGTTTAAAGCCTTATTTTGAAAAATTAGAGACCATTCGAACTGAACTAAAAGAGCGGGCAATTACGATTAGTTACTCGGACTTAATTGCATTTGCGGGAGCTGTTGCGATTCATAAAACTGGCGGTCCAAGGATCAATCTAAGCCTTGGAAGAAAAGACGCAGAACAAGCGGGTAATCGTATGCATGTTCTTACTTCAGATGTAACCATTCGTGATTTACTGGATCAATTTTCCAAGATGGGACTTACGGCAAAAGATTTAGTTGTGTTATCCGGGGCTCACACCTTGGGTAAGGCTAATGGCAAACCGATGACAAGAGACTTGTATACTTTTTCTAATTCGTATTTTCGAAACCTAATCGAATTTTGTAATGGGCAAAGACATAGTAGCCTCGA
- a CDS encoding bifunctional nuclease family protein — MDLIEVKISDITLTNVGFAVFLKPKEEMNDSKVVPIFIGPLETHAITSVLDGITPPRPMTHDLIMMFIPVLGAQIIKVTIDEIVDNTFYAKISVRKDEEIFLIDARPSDSIAIALRAEAPIFITQNVLDEAGVVMKGGEIPSEPNLQEISQPDQPPKSQLQILEDSLANAVKGEDYETAARIRDQIKKIIESS; from the coding sequence ATGGACTTGATTGAAGTAAAAATTTCTGATATTACTCTTACAAATGTTGGATTTGCTGTCTTTCTAAAACCTAAAGAAGAAATGAATGATTCCAAAGTGGTTCCCATTTTTATAGGTCCTTTGGAAACTCATGCGATTACAAGCGTTCTCGATGGAATTACTCCGCCTAGACCAATGACTCATGATCTGATTATGATGTTCATTCCAGTTTTAGGTGCCCAAATTATTAAGGTAACCATCGATGAAATTGTAGATAATACATTTTACGCAAAAATCTCCGTTCGAAAGGACGAGGAAATTTTTCTCATTGATGCTCGCCCTTCGGATTCGATTGCCATTGCTCTTAGGGCTGAGGCTCCTATTTTTATTACTCAAAATGTTTTGGATGAAGCAGGAGTAGTTATGAAAGGTGGAGAAATCCCTTCCGAACCAAATTTACAGGAAATTTCCCAGCCAGACCAACCACCCAAATCGCAATTGCAAATATTAGAAGATTCTTTGGCAAATGCAGTGAAAGGGGAGGACTACGAAACTGCCGCTCGGATTAGAGACCAAATTAAAAAAATCATCGAAAGTTCTTAA